The Eublepharis macularius isolate TG4126 chromosome 3, MPM_Emac_v1.0, whole genome shotgun sequence genome has a window encoding:
- the CREG2 gene encoding protein CREG2 encodes MPACCCAAQVRERASCAAWLLWALWCSLAVAPAWGYVIVNSVSWSVPNEVEEEMDSSSNEEVLPALLEDTTSLWKQSYPASVYKEEEEMRSRPSPGKSKPLSSPSRMFSYRRAGAKGAESLAPQEQAARTARFLVHDNDWGFLATKSTQEKMQGAPFGNFLSISDGPTDNSTGTPFFYVTPKGTTVVDLMKNSIASLTLPEAEGDFCRKTIVDPDDPRCARLILTGQMVTVPPEEIEFAKQALFSRHPVMRKWPRSYEWFFMKMNIELVWLQNWYGGITTIAPEEYFRAVPSKT; translated from the exons ATGCCGGCGTGCTGCTGCGCGGCGCAGGTGAGGGAAAGAGCGAGCTGCGCCGCCTGGCTTTTGTGGGCCCTGTGGTGCAGCCTGGCCGTGGCTCCGGCTTGGGGCTACGTGATCGTGAATTCGGTGTCCTGGTCGGTCCCCAAcgaggtggaggaggagatggacagCTCCTCCAACGAGGAGGTCCTCCCGGCCCTTCTGGAAGACACGACCAGCCTCTGGAAGCAGAGCTACCCGGCCTCGGTgtacaaagaggaggaggagatgcgGTCCAGGCCGAGCCCGGGCAAATCGAAGCCGCTCTCCTCTCCTTCCCGGATGTTTTCCTACAGGAGAGCGGGCGCCAAAGGGGCGGAGAGCCTGGCGCCTCAGGAGCAAGCGGCCAGGACTGCCCGGTTCCTCGTGCATGACAACGACTGGGGCTTCCTGGCGACAAAATCCACGCAGGAAAAG aTGCAAGGAGCTCCATTTGGGAATTTTTTATCTATCAGTGATGGCCCTACAGACAATAGCACTGGAACTCCTTTCTTTTATGTGACTCCAAAGGGCACCACTGTAGTAGATCTGATGAAAAACTCCATTGCTTCACTGACGCTGCCAGAGGCAGAAGGGGATTTCTGCAG GAAAACTATAGTTGATCCTGATGATCCGCGGTGTGCCAGGCTTATTTTGACAGGACAGATGGTCACAGTTCCTCCGGAAGAAATAGAATTTGCCAAACAAGCATTGTTTTCTAG GCACCCTGTCATGAGAAAATGGCCTCGCAGTTATGAATGGTTCTTTATGAAAATGAACATAGAGCTTGTTTGGCTTCAGAACTGGTATGGAGGAATTACTACCATTGCACCAGAGGAATATTTCAGAGCAGTTCCAAGTAAAACTTGA